One genomic window of Desulfuromonas acetoxidans DSM 684 includes the following:
- a CDS encoding CvpA family protein, which produces MNGLDIAILIILALFVIKGALRGLIKELCSLIGLVVAAGIAFHFYTPLAHKLADMSQLPLQLCVIVTLVLLFVATMIIFTVIGVVLSRFIRLLFLGGFNRVLGALFSLLQGTFVLALVLYGLSLAHLPSAVKPQFRKSQLRPPFVELGESMVKLSVRYLDKVS; this is translated from the coding sequence CCTGATCATCCTGGCGTTGTTCGTGATCAAAGGTGCCTTGCGCGGCTTGATCAAAGAGCTCTGCTCACTCATCGGCCTGGTGGTGGCGGCCGGTATCGCATTCCATTTTTATACGCCCCTGGCGCACAAACTGGCCGATATGAGTCAATTACCGTTGCAATTGTGTGTGATTGTCACTCTGGTCCTTTTATTTGTCGCCACAATGATTATCTTTACAGTGATCGGTGTCGTGTTGTCACGGTTTATCCGTCTGCTGTTTCTCGGTGGGTTCAACCGGGTCCTGGGTGCACTGTTCAGTCTGCTTCAGGGAACCTTTGTCCTGGCCCTGGTGCTTTACGGTCTGTCACTGGCGCACTTGCCATCGGCAGTGAAGCCGCAGTTCAGAAAATCGCAATTGCGACCGCCGTTTGTTGAATTGGGAGAGTCGATGGTCAAGCTGAGTGTGCGCTACCTCGATAAGGTCTCCTGA